One genomic segment of Primulina tabacum isolate GXHZ01 chromosome 9, ASM2559414v2, whole genome shotgun sequence includes these proteins:
- the LOC142556665 gene encoding AT-hook motif nuclear-localized protein 24-like, whose amino-acid sequence MDNHSLPPPFNTRDFNLQHQFHHHSQNSEDEQSETSGGGLNMGQKRNRDEGKGDSAGHDGGSAGGEGEMSGSRRPRGRPAGSKNKPKPPIIITRDSANALRTHVMEISDGCDIMEGVANFARRRQRGVCIMSGSGNVTNVTLKQPASPGAIVTLHGIFEILSLSGSFLPPPAPPAATGLTIYLAGGQGQVVGGSVVGQLLASGPVIMMAASFSNAAYERLPLEEEENAIQVQGNSLGSPPEGLGGQPPQNQPQILADPSLFQGMPPNLLNSIQMSNEAFWATGRPPF is encoded by the coding sequence ATGGATAACCATTCTCTTCCACCTCCATTCAACACCAGGGACTTCAATCTGCAACACCAATTCCACCACCATAGCCAGAACTCCGAGGACGAGCAAAGCGAAACCAGTGGCGGAGGCCTAAACATGGGACAGAAGCGTAACCGGGACGAAGGAAAGGGTGATTCCGCCGGCCACGATGGTGGCTCTGCCGGCGGCGAaggagaaatgtctggttcaaGAAGGCCCAGAGGTCGCCCCGCCGGTTCGAAAAACAAGCCGAAGCCGCCGATCATCATCACTCGCGACAGCGCCAACGCACTCCGAACCCACGTCATGGAAATCTCAGACGGCTGCGACATCATGGAGGGTGTCGCCAACTTCGCTCGCCGCCGCCAGCGGGGAGTATGCATTATGAGTGGAAGTGGCAACGTGACGAATGTAACCCTAAAGCAACCGGCTTCCCCTGGGGCAATAGTAACATTACATGGCATATTCGAGATCTTGTCATTGTCGGGGTCGTTCCTGCCGCCACCAGCTCCTCCTGCAGCCACCGGACTGACCATTTACCTGGCCGGAGGGCAGGGTCAGGTGGTGGGGGGCAGTGTGGTGGGGCAGCTTCTGGCATCAGGGCCAGTTATTATGATGGCAGCTTCATTTAGCAATGCCGCATACGAAAGATTGCCgcttgaagaagaagaaaatgcaATTCAAGTTCAAGGAAATTCATTAGGATCACCGCCTGAAGGACTCGGAGGCCAGCCACCACAAAATCAGCCACAAATTTTAGCTGATCCCTCtttgtttcaaggaatgccACCGAATCTCCTCAACTCCATTCAGATGTCAAACGAGGCGTTCTGGGCTACTGGTCGGCCACCTTTCTAG